The following coding sequences lie in one Mercenaria mercenaria strain notata chromosome 5, MADL_Memer_1, whole genome shotgun sequence genomic window:
- the LOC128556877 gene encoding WD repeat-containing protein on Y chromosome-like isoform X2 has product MYNPSFKQVITCSESSVIKIWDFETGTPIFEYGEAHGDSAITCMTFDKCGRRLITGGRDGLIRIWNYNNGHCLKVLQKAVKDKNNNEEKEKDTEEEKTVEEIRAIRRIRTKGRSKSFANFFLTSVPEENEVKIPKREMQPVVEEENEEICDLAYVEMNRNRYIVGVGWDRRINIYSDDLADSNIHHIQHPLPNWHDDINRGHKEDILSVAQCPPNLLATASYDGQVIVWNMVSGHIFAHLKSPKPEEYEDQSLDGDLSINKLVFLQSRAYKKDAATLISSGPRAHIHFWNVFQGGKLMAQYPGSNSKGAMVSVLEVNKANTVLISGDSCGFIYLWNIDGYCLKHREHESPEVLVTWRGHVKSVTSIALVEEHKLLISASVDCTVRMWNMEGHYVGTFGQPDAWDIYNQSLWQHPMVPYDVLIDPMSLPDHPVVAEKQNMHQIIHEDSAKKAETEKGARTPTPPVIYNKQQYHINDEEIASLIREKTFKKGTGKRQRHEKLRPVRVDRGGPSEYQMLRCEDLDETPRPKTPTLKLNKDDPFGFYD; this is encoded by the exons ATGTACAACCCCAGCTTTAAACAGGTCATCACTTGCTCAGAAAGTTCT GTAATTAAGATCTGGGACTTTGAGACTGGCACACCCATATTTGAGTATGGAGAAGCACACGGGGATTCAGCCATCACATGCATGACCTTTGATAAATGTGGGAGGAG ATTGATTACTGGTGGAAGAGATGGTCTGATCAGAATATGGAATTATAACAATGGTCATTGTCTCAAGGTGCTACAGAAAG CTGTTAAGGATAAAAACAACAATGAAG agAAAGAGAAGGACACTGAAGAAG AAAAAACAGTTGAGGAAATCAGGGCAATACGTAGAATACGAACTAAAGGGCGAAGTAAATCATTCGCTAATTTcttcctaaccagtgttccagaaG aaaatgaagtaaaaataccAAAAAGAGAAATGCAGCCAGTTGTAG AGGAGGAAAATGAAGAGATTTGCGATCTGGCGTATGTTGAGATGAACCGTAACCGATACATTGTCGGCGTAGGCTGGGATCGCCGTATCAACATCTATAGTGACGACCTGGCAGACAGCAATATACACCATATACAACACCCACTACCAAACTGGCATGATGATATT AACCGAGGACATAAGGAAGATATTTTATCAGTTGCACAATGTCCACCAAATCTGCTCGCCACAGCTAGCTATGATGGACAGGTTATTGTCTGGAATATGGTCTCAGGACATATCTTTGCCCATTTAAAATCTCCCAAACCTGAAGAGTATGAGGATCAATCAT tGGATGGAGATTTAAGCATCAACAAGCTTGTGTTCTTACAGAGTCGTGCATACAAGAAAGATGCTGCTACTTTAATTTCCAGTGGTCCACGAGCACATATACACTTCTGGAATGTCTTTCAAGGGGGAAAACTCATGGCTCAGTATCCAGGG TCAAATTCTAAAGGTGCAATGGTGAGTGTGTTGGAGGTGAACAAGGCAAACACTGTACTGATCTCTGGGGACAGCTGTGGATTTATCTATCTGTGGAATATTGATGGGTACTGCTTAAAACACCGTGAACATGAAAGCCCTGAAG tgtTAGTGACATGGAGAGGCCATGTAAAGAGTGTAACGTCAATAGCCCTGGTGGAGGAACACAAGTTGTTGATAAGTGCCTCTGTTGATTGTACTGTCAGAATGTGGAATATGGAAGGACACTATGTTG GTACATTTGGTCAGCCAGATGCCTGGGACATTTACAACCAGTCACTATGGCAACATCCAATGGTTCCTTATGATGTACTGATTGACCCCATGAGTTTACCAGATCATCCAGTTGTGGCAGAGAAACAAAACATGCATCAGATTATACATGAGGACTCAGCTAAAAAAGCAGAAACAGAAAAG GGAGCAAGAACACCGACCCCACCTGTAATATATAACAAACAACAGTACCATATAAATGATGAGGAAATTGCTTCACTCATCAgagaaaaaacattcaaaaagggAACAGGGAaaag GCAAAGACATGAGAAGTTACGCCCTGTACGTGTTGATCGTGGAGGCCCCAGTGAGTACCAAATGTTGCGATGTGAGGATCTTGATGAAACTCCCAGGCCAAAAACACCAACCCTGAAACTGAACAAAGATGATCCATTTGGTTTCTATGACTGA
- the LOC128556877 gene encoding WD repeat-containing protein on Y chromosome-like isoform X1 codes for MYNPSFKQVITCSESSVIKIWDFETGTPIFEYGEAHGDSAITCMTFDKCGRRLITGGRDGLIRIWNYNNGHCLKVLQKAVKDKNNNEEKEKDTEEEKTVEEIRAIRRIRTKGRSKSFANFFLTSVPEVENEVKIPKREMQPVVEEENEEICDLAYVEMNRNRYIVGVGWDRRINIYSDDLADSNIHHIQHPLPNWHDDINRGHKEDILSVAQCPPNLLATASYDGQVIVWNMVSGHIFAHLKSPKPEEYEDQSLDGDLSINKLVFLQSRAYKKDAATLISSGPRAHIHFWNVFQGGKLMAQYPGSNSKGAMVSVLEVNKANTVLISGDSCGFIYLWNIDGYCLKHREHESPEVLVTWRGHVKSVTSIALVEEHKLLISASVDCTVRMWNMEGHYVGTFGQPDAWDIYNQSLWQHPMVPYDVLIDPMSLPDHPVVAEKQNMHQIIHEDSAKKAETEKGARTPTPPVIYNKQQYHINDEEIASLIREKTFKKGTGKRQRHEKLRPVRVDRGGPSEYQMLRCEDLDETPRPKTPTLKLNKDDPFGFYD; via the exons ATGTACAACCCCAGCTTTAAACAGGTCATCACTTGCTCAGAAAGTTCT GTAATTAAGATCTGGGACTTTGAGACTGGCACACCCATATTTGAGTATGGAGAAGCACACGGGGATTCAGCCATCACATGCATGACCTTTGATAAATGTGGGAGGAG ATTGATTACTGGTGGAAGAGATGGTCTGATCAGAATATGGAATTATAACAATGGTCATTGTCTCAAGGTGCTACAGAAAG CTGTTAAGGATAAAAACAACAATGAAG agAAAGAGAAGGACACTGAAGAAG AAAAAACAGTTGAGGAAATCAGGGCAATACGTAGAATACGAACTAAAGGGCGAAGTAAATCATTCGCTAATTTcttcctaaccagtgttccagaaG tagaaaatgaagtaaaaataccAAAAAGAGAAATGCAGCCAGTTGTAG AGGAGGAAAATGAAGAGATTTGCGATCTGGCGTATGTTGAGATGAACCGTAACCGATACATTGTCGGCGTAGGCTGGGATCGCCGTATCAACATCTATAGTGACGACCTGGCAGACAGCAATATACACCATATACAACACCCACTACCAAACTGGCATGATGATATT AACCGAGGACATAAGGAAGATATTTTATCAGTTGCACAATGTCCACCAAATCTGCTCGCCACAGCTAGCTATGATGGACAGGTTATTGTCTGGAATATGGTCTCAGGACATATCTTTGCCCATTTAAAATCTCCCAAACCTGAAGAGTATGAGGATCAATCAT tGGATGGAGATTTAAGCATCAACAAGCTTGTGTTCTTACAGAGTCGTGCATACAAGAAAGATGCTGCTACTTTAATTTCCAGTGGTCCACGAGCACATATACACTTCTGGAATGTCTTTCAAGGGGGAAAACTCATGGCTCAGTATCCAGGG TCAAATTCTAAAGGTGCAATGGTGAGTGTGTTGGAGGTGAACAAGGCAAACACTGTACTGATCTCTGGGGACAGCTGTGGATTTATCTATCTGTGGAATATTGATGGGTACTGCTTAAAACACCGTGAACATGAAAGCCCTGAAG tgtTAGTGACATGGAGAGGCCATGTAAAGAGTGTAACGTCAATAGCCCTGGTGGAGGAACACAAGTTGTTGATAAGTGCCTCTGTTGATTGTACTGTCAGAATGTGGAATATGGAAGGACACTATGTTG GTACATTTGGTCAGCCAGATGCCTGGGACATTTACAACCAGTCACTATGGCAACATCCAATGGTTCCTTATGATGTACTGATTGACCCCATGAGTTTACCAGATCATCCAGTTGTGGCAGAGAAACAAAACATGCATCAGATTATACATGAGGACTCAGCTAAAAAAGCAGAAACAGAAAAG GGAGCAAGAACACCGACCCCACCTGTAATATATAACAAACAACAGTACCATATAAATGATGAGGAAATTGCTTCACTCATCAgagaaaaaacattcaaaaagggAACAGGGAaaag GCAAAGACATGAGAAGTTACGCCCTGTACGTGTTGATCGTGGAGGCCCCAGTGAGTACCAAATGTTGCGATGTGAGGATCTTGATGAAACTCCCAGGCCAAAAACACCAACCCTGAAACTGAACAAAGATGATCCATTTGGTTTCTATGACTGA
- the LOC128556877 gene encoding WD repeat-containing protein on Y chromosome-like isoform X3, which translates to MYNPSFKQVITCSESSVIKIWDFETGTPIFEYGEAHGDSAITCMTFDKCGRRLITGGRDGLIRIWNYNNGHCLKVLQKEKEKDTEEEKTVEEIRAIRRIRTKGRSKSFANFFLTSVPEVENEVKIPKREMQPVVEEENEEICDLAYVEMNRNRYIVGVGWDRRINIYSDDLADSNIHHIQHPLPNWHDDINRGHKEDILSVAQCPPNLLATASYDGQVIVWNMVSGHIFAHLKSPKPEEYEDQSLDGDLSINKLVFLQSRAYKKDAATLISSGPRAHIHFWNVFQGGKLMAQYPGSNSKGAMVSVLEVNKANTVLISGDSCGFIYLWNIDGYCLKHREHESPEVLVTWRGHVKSVTSIALVEEHKLLISASVDCTVRMWNMEGHYVGTFGQPDAWDIYNQSLWQHPMVPYDVLIDPMSLPDHPVVAEKQNMHQIIHEDSAKKAETEKGARTPTPPVIYNKQQYHINDEEIASLIREKTFKKGTGKRQRHEKLRPVRVDRGGPSEYQMLRCEDLDETPRPKTPTLKLNKDDPFGFYD; encoded by the exons ATGTACAACCCCAGCTTTAAACAGGTCATCACTTGCTCAGAAAGTTCT GTAATTAAGATCTGGGACTTTGAGACTGGCACACCCATATTTGAGTATGGAGAAGCACACGGGGATTCAGCCATCACATGCATGACCTTTGATAAATGTGGGAGGAG ATTGATTACTGGTGGAAGAGATGGTCTGATCAGAATATGGAATTATAACAATGGTCATTGTCTCAAGGTGCTACAGAAAG agAAAGAGAAGGACACTGAAGAAG AAAAAACAGTTGAGGAAATCAGGGCAATACGTAGAATACGAACTAAAGGGCGAAGTAAATCATTCGCTAATTTcttcctaaccagtgttccagaaG tagaaaatgaagtaaaaataccAAAAAGAGAAATGCAGCCAGTTGTAG AGGAGGAAAATGAAGAGATTTGCGATCTGGCGTATGTTGAGATGAACCGTAACCGATACATTGTCGGCGTAGGCTGGGATCGCCGTATCAACATCTATAGTGACGACCTGGCAGACAGCAATATACACCATATACAACACCCACTACCAAACTGGCATGATGATATT AACCGAGGACATAAGGAAGATATTTTATCAGTTGCACAATGTCCACCAAATCTGCTCGCCACAGCTAGCTATGATGGACAGGTTATTGTCTGGAATATGGTCTCAGGACATATCTTTGCCCATTTAAAATCTCCCAAACCTGAAGAGTATGAGGATCAATCAT tGGATGGAGATTTAAGCATCAACAAGCTTGTGTTCTTACAGAGTCGTGCATACAAGAAAGATGCTGCTACTTTAATTTCCAGTGGTCCACGAGCACATATACACTTCTGGAATGTCTTTCAAGGGGGAAAACTCATGGCTCAGTATCCAGGG TCAAATTCTAAAGGTGCAATGGTGAGTGTGTTGGAGGTGAACAAGGCAAACACTGTACTGATCTCTGGGGACAGCTGTGGATTTATCTATCTGTGGAATATTGATGGGTACTGCTTAAAACACCGTGAACATGAAAGCCCTGAAG tgtTAGTGACATGGAGAGGCCATGTAAAGAGTGTAACGTCAATAGCCCTGGTGGAGGAACACAAGTTGTTGATAAGTGCCTCTGTTGATTGTACTGTCAGAATGTGGAATATGGAAGGACACTATGTTG GTACATTTGGTCAGCCAGATGCCTGGGACATTTACAACCAGTCACTATGGCAACATCCAATGGTTCCTTATGATGTACTGATTGACCCCATGAGTTTACCAGATCATCCAGTTGTGGCAGAGAAACAAAACATGCATCAGATTATACATGAGGACTCAGCTAAAAAAGCAGAAACAGAAAAG GGAGCAAGAACACCGACCCCACCTGTAATATATAACAAACAACAGTACCATATAAATGATGAGGAAATTGCTTCACTCATCAgagaaaaaacattcaaaaagggAACAGGGAaaag GCAAAGACATGAGAAGTTACGCCCTGTACGTGTTGATCGTGGAGGCCCCAGTGAGTACCAAATGTTGCGATGTGAGGATCTTGATGAAACTCCCAGGCCAAAAACACCAACCCTGAAACTGAACAAAGATGATCCATTTGGTTTCTATGACTGA
- the LOC128556877 gene encoding WD repeat-containing protein 49-like isoform X4 gives MYNPSFKQVITCSESSVIKIWDFETGTPIFEYGEAHGDSAITCMTFDKCGRRLITGGRDGLIRIWNYNNGHCLKVLQKAVKDKNNNEEKEKDTEEEEENEEICDLAYVEMNRNRYIVGVGWDRRINIYSDDLADSNIHHIQHPLPNWHDDINRGHKEDILSVAQCPPNLLATASYDGQVIVWNMVSGHIFAHLKSPKPEEYEDQSLDGDLSINKLVFLQSRAYKKDAATLISSGPRAHIHFWNVFQGGKLMAQYPGSNSKGAMVSVLEVNKANTVLISGDSCGFIYLWNIDGYCLKHREHESPEVLVTWRGHVKSVTSIALVEEHKLLISASVDCTVRMWNMEGHYVGTFGQPDAWDIYNQSLWQHPMVPYDVLIDPMSLPDHPVVAEKQNMHQIIHEDSAKKAETEKGARTPTPPVIYNKQQYHINDEEIASLIREKTFKKGTGKRQRHEKLRPVRVDRGGPSEYQMLRCEDLDETPRPKTPTLKLNKDDPFGFYD, from the exons ATGTACAACCCCAGCTTTAAACAGGTCATCACTTGCTCAGAAAGTTCT GTAATTAAGATCTGGGACTTTGAGACTGGCACACCCATATTTGAGTATGGAGAAGCACACGGGGATTCAGCCATCACATGCATGACCTTTGATAAATGTGGGAGGAG ATTGATTACTGGTGGAAGAGATGGTCTGATCAGAATATGGAATTATAACAATGGTCATTGTCTCAAGGTGCTACAGAAAG CTGTTAAGGATAAAAACAACAATGAAG agAAAGAGAAGGACACTGAAGAAG AGGAGGAAAATGAAGAGATTTGCGATCTGGCGTATGTTGAGATGAACCGTAACCGATACATTGTCGGCGTAGGCTGGGATCGCCGTATCAACATCTATAGTGACGACCTGGCAGACAGCAATATACACCATATACAACACCCACTACCAAACTGGCATGATGATATT AACCGAGGACATAAGGAAGATATTTTATCAGTTGCACAATGTCCACCAAATCTGCTCGCCACAGCTAGCTATGATGGACAGGTTATTGTCTGGAATATGGTCTCAGGACATATCTTTGCCCATTTAAAATCTCCCAAACCTGAAGAGTATGAGGATCAATCAT tGGATGGAGATTTAAGCATCAACAAGCTTGTGTTCTTACAGAGTCGTGCATACAAGAAAGATGCTGCTACTTTAATTTCCAGTGGTCCACGAGCACATATACACTTCTGGAATGTCTTTCAAGGGGGAAAACTCATGGCTCAGTATCCAGGG TCAAATTCTAAAGGTGCAATGGTGAGTGTGTTGGAGGTGAACAAGGCAAACACTGTACTGATCTCTGGGGACAGCTGTGGATTTATCTATCTGTGGAATATTGATGGGTACTGCTTAAAACACCGTGAACATGAAAGCCCTGAAG tgtTAGTGACATGGAGAGGCCATGTAAAGAGTGTAACGTCAATAGCCCTGGTGGAGGAACACAAGTTGTTGATAAGTGCCTCTGTTGATTGTACTGTCAGAATGTGGAATATGGAAGGACACTATGTTG GTACATTTGGTCAGCCAGATGCCTGGGACATTTACAACCAGTCACTATGGCAACATCCAATGGTTCCTTATGATGTACTGATTGACCCCATGAGTTTACCAGATCATCCAGTTGTGGCAGAGAAACAAAACATGCATCAGATTATACATGAGGACTCAGCTAAAAAAGCAGAAACAGAAAAG GGAGCAAGAACACCGACCCCACCTGTAATATATAACAAACAACAGTACCATATAAATGATGAGGAAATTGCTTCACTCATCAgagaaaaaacattcaaaaagggAACAGGGAaaag GCAAAGACATGAGAAGTTACGCCCTGTACGTGTTGATCGTGGAGGCCCCAGTGAGTACCAAATGTTGCGATGTGAGGATCTTGATGAAACTCCCAGGCCAAAAACACCAACCCTGAAACTGAACAAAGATGATCCATTTGGTTTCTATGACTGA
- the LOC128556877 gene encoding WD repeat-containing protein 49-like isoform X5, with protein sequence MYNPSFKQVITCSESSVIKIWDFETGTPIFEYGEAHGDSAITCMTFDKCGRRLITGGRDGLIRIWNYNNGHCLKVLQKEKEKDTEEEEENEEICDLAYVEMNRNRYIVGVGWDRRINIYSDDLADSNIHHIQHPLPNWHDDINRGHKEDILSVAQCPPNLLATASYDGQVIVWNMVSGHIFAHLKSPKPEEYEDQSLDGDLSINKLVFLQSRAYKKDAATLISSGPRAHIHFWNVFQGGKLMAQYPGSNSKGAMVSVLEVNKANTVLISGDSCGFIYLWNIDGYCLKHREHESPEVLVTWRGHVKSVTSIALVEEHKLLISASVDCTVRMWNMEGHYVGTFGQPDAWDIYNQSLWQHPMVPYDVLIDPMSLPDHPVVAEKQNMHQIIHEDSAKKAETEKGARTPTPPVIYNKQQYHINDEEIASLIREKTFKKGTGKRQRHEKLRPVRVDRGGPSEYQMLRCEDLDETPRPKTPTLKLNKDDPFGFYD encoded by the exons ATGTACAACCCCAGCTTTAAACAGGTCATCACTTGCTCAGAAAGTTCT GTAATTAAGATCTGGGACTTTGAGACTGGCACACCCATATTTGAGTATGGAGAAGCACACGGGGATTCAGCCATCACATGCATGACCTTTGATAAATGTGGGAGGAG ATTGATTACTGGTGGAAGAGATGGTCTGATCAGAATATGGAATTATAACAATGGTCATTGTCTCAAGGTGCTACAGAAAG agAAAGAGAAGGACACTGAAGAAG AGGAGGAAAATGAAGAGATTTGCGATCTGGCGTATGTTGAGATGAACCGTAACCGATACATTGTCGGCGTAGGCTGGGATCGCCGTATCAACATCTATAGTGACGACCTGGCAGACAGCAATATACACCATATACAACACCCACTACCAAACTGGCATGATGATATT AACCGAGGACATAAGGAAGATATTTTATCAGTTGCACAATGTCCACCAAATCTGCTCGCCACAGCTAGCTATGATGGACAGGTTATTGTCTGGAATATGGTCTCAGGACATATCTTTGCCCATTTAAAATCTCCCAAACCTGAAGAGTATGAGGATCAATCAT tGGATGGAGATTTAAGCATCAACAAGCTTGTGTTCTTACAGAGTCGTGCATACAAGAAAGATGCTGCTACTTTAATTTCCAGTGGTCCACGAGCACATATACACTTCTGGAATGTCTTTCAAGGGGGAAAACTCATGGCTCAGTATCCAGGG TCAAATTCTAAAGGTGCAATGGTGAGTGTGTTGGAGGTGAACAAGGCAAACACTGTACTGATCTCTGGGGACAGCTGTGGATTTATCTATCTGTGGAATATTGATGGGTACTGCTTAAAACACCGTGAACATGAAAGCCCTGAAG tgtTAGTGACATGGAGAGGCCATGTAAAGAGTGTAACGTCAATAGCCCTGGTGGAGGAACACAAGTTGTTGATAAGTGCCTCTGTTGATTGTACTGTCAGAATGTGGAATATGGAAGGACACTATGTTG GTACATTTGGTCAGCCAGATGCCTGGGACATTTACAACCAGTCACTATGGCAACATCCAATGGTTCCTTATGATGTACTGATTGACCCCATGAGTTTACCAGATCATCCAGTTGTGGCAGAGAAACAAAACATGCATCAGATTATACATGAGGACTCAGCTAAAAAAGCAGAAACAGAAAAG GGAGCAAGAACACCGACCCCACCTGTAATATATAACAAACAACAGTACCATATAAATGATGAGGAAATTGCTTCACTCATCAgagaaaaaacattcaaaaagggAACAGGGAaaag GCAAAGACATGAGAAGTTACGCCCTGTACGTGTTGATCGTGGAGGCCCCAGTGAGTACCAAATGTTGCGATGTGAGGATCTTGATGAAACTCCCAGGCCAAAAACACCAACCCTGAAACTGAACAAAGATGATCCATTTGGTTTCTATGACTGA
- the LOC128556877 gene encoding WD repeat-containing protein 49-like isoform X6 → MYNPSFKQVITCSESSVIKIWDFETGTPIFEYGEAHGDSAITCMTFDKCGRRLITGGRDGLIRIWNYNNGHCLKVLQKEEENEEICDLAYVEMNRNRYIVGVGWDRRINIYSDDLADSNIHHIQHPLPNWHDDINRGHKEDILSVAQCPPNLLATASYDGQVIVWNMVSGHIFAHLKSPKPEEYEDQSLDGDLSINKLVFLQSRAYKKDAATLISSGPRAHIHFWNVFQGGKLMAQYPGSNSKGAMVSVLEVNKANTVLISGDSCGFIYLWNIDGYCLKHREHESPEVLVTWRGHVKSVTSIALVEEHKLLISASVDCTVRMWNMEGHYVGTFGQPDAWDIYNQSLWQHPMVPYDVLIDPMSLPDHPVVAEKQNMHQIIHEDSAKKAETEKGARTPTPPVIYNKQQYHINDEEIASLIREKTFKKGTGKRQRHEKLRPVRVDRGGPSEYQMLRCEDLDETPRPKTPTLKLNKDDPFGFYD, encoded by the exons ATGTACAACCCCAGCTTTAAACAGGTCATCACTTGCTCAGAAAGTTCT GTAATTAAGATCTGGGACTTTGAGACTGGCACACCCATATTTGAGTATGGAGAAGCACACGGGGATTCAGCCATCACATGCATGACCTTTGATAAATGTGGGAGGAG ATTGATTACTGGTGGAAGAGATGGTCTGATCAGAATATGGAATTATAACAATGGTCATTGTCTCAAGGTGCTACAGAAAG AGGAGGAAAATGAAGAGATTTGCGATCTGGCGTATGTTGAGATGAACCGTAACCGATACATTGTCGGCGTAGGCTGGGATCGCCGTATCAACATCTATAGTGACGACCTGGCAGACAGCAATATACACCATATACAACACCCACTACCAAACTGGCATGATGATATT AACCGAGGACATAAGGAAGATATTTTATCAGTTGCACAATGTCCACCAAATCTGCTCGCCACAGCTAGCTATGATGGACAGGTTATTGTCTGGAATATGGTCTCAGGACATATCTTTGCCCATTTAAAATCTCCCAAACCTGAAGAGTATGAGGATCAATCAT tGGATGGAGATTTAAGCATCAACAAGCTTGTGTTCTTACAGAGTCGTGCATACAAGAAAGATGCTGCTACTTTAATTTCCAGTGGTCCACGAGCACATATACACTTCTGGAATGTCTTTCAAGGGGGAAAACTCATGGCTCAGTATCCAGGG TCAAATTCTAAAGGTGCAATGGTGAGTGTGTTGGAGGTGAACAAGGCAAACACTGTACTGATCTCTGGGGACAGCTGTGGATTTATCTATCTGTGGAATATTGATGGGTACTGCTTAAAACACCGTGAACATGAAAGCCCTGAAG tgtTAGTGACATGGAGAGGCCATGTAAAGAGTGTAACGTCAATAGCCCTGGTGGAGGAACACAAGTTGTTGATAAGTGCCTCTGTTGATTGTACTGTCAGAATGTGGAATATGGAAGGACACTATGTTG GTACATTTGGTCAGCCAGATGCCTGGGACATTTACAACCAGTCACTATGGCAACATCCAATGGTTCCTTATGATGTACTGATTGACCCCATGAGTTTACCAGATCATCCAGTTGTGGCAGAGAAACAAAACATGCATCAGATTATACATGAGGACTCAGCTAAAAAAGCAGAAACAGAAAAG GGAGCAAGAACACCGACCCCACCTGTAATATATAACAAACAACAGTACCATATAAATGATGAGGAAATTGCTTCACTCATCAgagaaaaaacattcaaaaagggAACAGGGAaaag GCAAAGACATGAGAAGTTACGCCCTGTACGTGTTGATCGTGGAGGCCCCAGTGAGTACCAAATGTTGCGATGTGAGGATCTTGATGAAACTCCCAGGCCAAAAACACCAACCCTGAAACTGAACAAAGATGATCCATTTGGTTTCTATGACTGA